The Bacillota bacterium genome contains the following window.
GTGCGCCTTAAATGGACGTAGGGCCTCCACAAGCCTCTACCAGACCCCCCGGATATAAGGCCCCCGGGAGAAGGCCACGCCCTCAGCAGCAGGGGCGGGCAAACCTAAAGCTCGGCCTGCCAGTTTACAGCCTGAATTTCTGCGTCGAGTTCCCGGCAGGCCTTCGCCACATCGTCGGCGCGCTTCCTCAAGGCAGCCACGTCGACCGTCGGCACGTACTTTATCTCCTGGCGGCCGAGCGAAAACCGGTCCCGGGACGGGACGGCGGCGTTCGCCACGGCCGTGAGAAAACCGTGCCACAACTGCAGCACGTCCCTCTCAGCCATGGCCTCGGTGAGCGTGCGGCCATCGCGAAGAGCGGCCCGGGAATT
Protein-coding sequences here:
- a CDS encoding DIP1984 family protein, with the protein product MKLAEALLERKDILKRLEVLRERLVSDAKVQEGDRPAQDPEELLSEAERLCRRLRDLVVAVNRANSRAALRDGRTLTEAMAERDVLQLWHGFLTAVANAAVPSRDRFSLGRQEIKYVPTVDVAALRKRADDVAKACRELDAEIQAVNWQAEL